In Crinalium epipsammum PCC 9333, the genomic window ATTGCGCTGACTACTTGTTGAATGGCGATCGCTTGTTGTTTGATATTTAAAGAAATTTGTTGATTGCTCAAAACCACGTTATTTACGGCATTTGCGACACCAGCGAAAGACTCCGCAGTTTTTTGAGTAATTTGCATACTTTCTTGCACGGTTTTCGTGCCTTGATCTGTCACCATCACAGTTGCATTAATCGCGTGTTGAATATCACTAACTAAAACATTAATTTTCTCTGCTGACTTCTTACTTTGATCTGCAAGTTTGCGAATTTCTGCTGCTACTACCGCAAAACCTTTACCTTGATCTCCTGCACGCACTGCTTCAACAGCAGCATTTAAAGCTAACATATTAGTTTGATTAGCTAGATCGCTCACTAAATTGGAAATATTGCCAATTTGATTAGTTTGTTCGCTTAAACGTACAATTTCTTGCGCGATCGCAGTTACTCTTTCTTTTAATTCTGTCATTCCTTGTAAAGTGCGGTCTACTGCTTCGTTGCCATTTTCTGTCAACCCTAACGCCTGTCGTGCTGCCATCACTGCTGACTCAGCTTGATCCGCAGATTGTTGTGAAGACGCGCCCAACTCATCCATCGTGGTAGTAGTTTCATTAACCGATGTAGCTTGCTGAGTGCTAATGCGTTCCTGTTGTTCTACGGTTGAGGCAATTTGATTAGAAGAAGATGCGATCGCATTTACCGCTTGCGAGATTTTTTTAGTAATTCCCGATGATATCGCAAACGCCGAAATTAATGCTACAGAAATCCCTAATAAAGAACCTACTGCCACTAACAATAATAAAAAGTTTAAATTAGCTTCTGCTTTTGCTGTAGCTGCATTTAAAATTTCACGTTCCTTATTATTAAAAGCAGCATTAGTTTCTTCAAATTCTTTAATGACATTATATCCTTCTCTCTTTCGCAATATCTCAATAGCTTCTTTTTGCTTACCTTGATTAACTAAATTAATTAACTTATTAGCAAATTCATCATACTCCTTACCTAAACTTATCATTCTTTCCAAACGCTGTTTTTGTTCAGGATTTTCTATGTTTTTACTAATGATTTCAGCACGTTCATTAAAATATTTTAAATTATTTTGATAGTCACTTAAGAAACCTGCATCTTTATTTAAAGCAATATATCCCCGTGTATCTCTTGCCATTTTTGCCAGCCCAAAACCCATTTGGGAGCCACTTTCTACAGTATTAAGAGACATTTTAGTTTGTTTAAATGCTTCTGCTGCCTTATTGGCACTTGAAAATGTCGGAATAGTTAATCCCACAAATAATAATATTGGTACAGAATATCCTAATAACATCCTGTTTCTTAGCTTTAAATTTGTAAACATCTCTTATTTTCCTTTTATATAATTAAAATTTGTGTGATTTATTTGATAACTAAATAGGCGGGTTACTCACCCGCCGAACAAAATTTATTACACTTCTTCATCCACAGTTAATCCGCCCTTAGTCAAGATTTTAGGTAAATCTAAAACTCCCATCATTTTTTCGCGATAAGGTGCAGTACCTCGAAGATATTCATCATTAATTGAATGTACTGCTGCTGGTACTGGCATCATCTCAGTAGGATTAAGATACATCACATCAAATACTTCATCTACTGTCACACCTGCTACTAAATCTTCCATCCGTACAACCATTACTTTAGATGCTTCGTTAGTACCAGCAATGGGCAGATTTAATACTCCACGTACATCAACTAATGTGACAATCTCTCCCCGCAAGTTAATATTACCCACAATATGAGGAGGACAGCAGGGAACAGGGGTAATTTTACTAATATCAGTAAACTCCCGGACGGTATCAAGATCTAATCCAAAATATTCGCCGTTTAAACCAATAACAGCTAAGGGTATTAATCCCGCAAAATCTTCGTTTTCGGTTGCGCGTCTTAAATTTTCTGCCCGTTCCCGAAAAGTTGCTCTTTCTTCTGGTGTCGCATGAGGGCAAAATATGCGAGTATTGCTACCATTGTAAGTACGTTCTAGTAGCAAAGCCGCTGCCGCTTGGCTATTTGCTGAAATTTCTCCATCACCATCATCACTATCAGAATTTATCAACTTTGAGTATTCAATCAAAGTTTGGTGATTGATTAACATCACCAAATCTTCATCTACTTGTGCGACACCGTTAATAAACTTACCGGATGTTACTATCCCAGGCTGAGAGCCATTTTTACTTAACATTCCTCGTCGATAGGAAAGATTAGTAGTAATCTCATTAGCGGCAATATTTCGTACTTCGTGGACTTGATTAACAATTACTCCGACTTGAAATTCTTCGGAATTAAGTACGACGATACTATCAGTTAACTGGTAATCCTGCGGTTGTTGTCCTAAGCGGATATACAAATCCATTACAGGTAATATCTCGCCCCGCAGATTCAGTACTCCTACAATATCACGGGGCGCTTCAGCAACAGGAGTTAATTCCGGTAAATAGAATATTTCCTTAACTACAGATGCTTCAATTCCATAGATGGAATTGTTTAGACTACAAATAATAAAATCTTGAGCTTCCATATATCTATTAAATAGAAGGGGTAATCCTTAAAACATCTTTATAGTAAAAATTATTAAACATCTTAAGTGCAGCCATCTCCGCAACGCTACATAACGCCAAGGATAGACTTAGTGGTTTTCTAAATAATTTAGAATTGTTCTACCCGACTAACTATCGGCATACTTAAATATTTAATAATTCTTCTAGTTGGTTGATTAATTCAGCAACGGTAATTTCACCCTGTGGTTCTACCGTAGCGTTAGTAGGCAATTTTTTCAAGAAATCTAAGGCAACATTACGCATTTTGACACATCTTGTAATATCTCCTTCTTGTTGGTAAATACTTGCTAGTTCTAAATACGCAGAAATAGAGTCAGGAGCTAAATAGATGATTCTTTTTAAGATCACCTTGGCTTCTGTAATATTACTTTGTTCTTCAGCAATATTAGCCAATATATAGTGAGGCATTATATTACGTGAATCTACGGATAAAGCTTGCTCACAATATTTTTTAGCTTGCGGGTATTTACCTAAATCTGCGTATACTTTAGCTAGCAGATAGTAAATATTGAAATTATTAGGGTATTGAGCTAATATTTCTTCTAATTCACTAATTGCTTTTAAATAATTTTTGTTTTTAACTAAAACTTGAACTTGCTCAATAATAGTATCAACGGTTACTTGGGAAATAGTGCGATCGCTATTATTGCCTGCTTGAAGATCAACAACTTTAGGTTGATTAATATTTGGAATATTACTAATATTTGGCTGAAGCTTCTGAGTAGGATACTTATTATAATCAGACTTAATCTGGGACAATGAATTATTTCCTAACTTAGTATCATTGTTAGCAAATAAATCTAATTTTTGAGGACTGTTAATATTATTAAAGCTATCACTGTTAGAACGATTAACCTCTTTAACTTGAGAGGAAGTTACTACATGATCTCGGCGTTGATACACAACTGATTCAGGGAAAACCTGAGATTTTAATAAGTTTAAACCTTGACCATAAAGTTCAGCATGACCAGTAATTAGATATCCTGTCAAGTTCAAACTTTTGGCAAACTTGTTTAATACAACTCCAATGCTATTAGAGTCAAAATATACAAAAACATTTCGACAAATTATTAAATCCATATCATAAATACTATTATTATTAGGATATGAATTTTTGACCAAATTTCCATATTCAAAGTTTACCATCGACCGGATTTTAACATCGAGCTTCCAATCACCTTTCCAAGGAGAAAAATATCGTTTTTGAACTTCTGGATTTACCTGACGAAATGACCAGGAGGTAAAAAT contains:
- a CDS encoding CheR family methyltransferase → MNDNLLQRFLQLLVTQAGWQIRQQDQISLGHKIEFRVKALKLLNAEAYYQLLNAENEQSYHEWRQLALLLTTTETYFFRDEGQFSLLRNKLIPELIEQKRKKQVLNGESKPTLRIWSAGCSTGEEPYSLAIMLTQLIPDWESWNLYLIGTDINLNALEKAKHGIFTSWSFRQVNPEVQKRYFSPWKGDWKLDVKIRSMVNFEYGNLVKNSYPNNNSIYDMDLIICRNVFVYFDSNSIGVVLNKFAKSLNLTGYLITGHAELYGQGLNLLKSQVFPESVVYQRRDHVVTSSQVKEVNRSNSDSFNNINSPQKLDLFANNDTKLGNNSLSQIKSDYNKYPTQKLQPNISNIPNINQPKVVDLQAGNNSDRTISQVTVDTIIEQVQVLVKNKNYLKAISELEEILAQYPNNFNIYYLLAKVYADLGKYPQAKKYCEQALSVDSRNIMPHYILANIAEEQSNITEAKVILKRIIYLAPDSISAYLELASIYQQEGDITRCVKMRNVALDFLKKLPTNATVEPQGEITVAELINQLEELLNI
- a CDS encoding methyl-accepting chemotaxis protein; its protein translation is MFTNLKLRNRMLLGYSVPILLFVGLTIPTFSSANKAAEAFKQTKMSLNTVESGSQMGFGLAKMARDTRGYIALNKDAGFLSDYQNNLKYFNERAEIISKNIENPEQKQRLERMISLGKEYDEFANKLINLVNQGKQKEAIEILRKREGYNVIKEFEETNAAFNNKEREILNAATAKAEANLNFLLLLVAVGSLLGISVALISAFAISSGITKKISQAVNAIASSSNQIASTVEQQERISTQQATSVNETTTTMDELGASSQQSADQAESAVMAARQALGLTENGNEAVDRTLQGMTELKERVTAIAQEIVRLSEQTNQIGNISNLVSDLANQTNMLALNAAVEAVRAGDQGKGFAVVAAEIRKLADQSKKSAEKINVLVSDIQHAINATVMVTDQGTKTVQESMQITQKTAESFAGVANAVNNVVLSNQQISLNIKQQAIAIQQVVSAMNNLNQGAKETAVGITQTKVGTQKLNEAAQDLKAIV
- a CDS encoding chemotaxis protein CheW is translated as MEAQDFIICSLNNSIYGIEASVVKEIFYLPELTPVAEAPRDIVGVLNLRGEILPVMDLYIRLGQQPQDYQLTDSIVVLNSEEFQVGVIVNQVHEVRNIAANEITTNLSYRRGMLSKNGSQPGIVTSGKFINGVAQVDEDLVMLINHQTLIEYSKLINSDSDDGDGEISANSQAAAALLLERTYNGSNTRIFCPHATPEERATFRERAENLRRATENEDFAGLIPLAVIGLNGEYFGLDLDTVREFTDISKITPVPCCPPHIVGNINLRGEIVTLVDVRGVLNLPIAGTNEASKVMVVRMEDLVAGVTVDEVFDVMYLNPTEMMPVPAAVHSINDEYLRGTAPYREKMMGVLDLPKILTKGGLTVDEEV